In Paenibacillus phoenicis, one genomic interval encodes:
- a CDS encoding RNA polymerase sigma factor → MDLQNEEMTRQLREMCNGSVRAFDAFYACYSPFVMQVAGRLVGERMEAEDICHEVFLEVLRRGQDYDPSRGSIKAWLAVMTRSRSLDRLRRKARLKYPGDEALRRDAVDEDSSGENQVLSRLEREALRTAIYALPETQKKAIMGSYFALQTQREMAEAWSVPIGTVKSWVRYGLNNLRKQLEKQGWGEPLEGGNEHERARQR, encoded by the coding sequence ATGGACCTGCAAAATGAAGAGATGACCAGGCAGCTGCGTGAGATGTGCAACGGTTCCGTCCGCGCATTTGATGCGTTTTATGCCTGTTATTCTCCTTTTGTCATGCAGGTGGCCGGCCGTCTGGTTGGGGAGCGGATGGAGGCCGAGGATATTTGCCATGAGGTGTTTTTGGAGGTGTTGCGGCGGGGGCAAGACTATGACCCGTCGCGCGGGTCAATCAAAGCCTGGCTGGCGGTGATGACCCGCAGCCGCAGTCTGGACCGATTGCGGCGCAAAGCGCGGCTGAAGTATCCGGGCGATGAGGCGCTGCGCCGGGATGCGGTGGACGAAGACAGCTCCGGCGAGAACCAAGTCTTGTCCCGGCTGGAGCGGGAAGCGCTCCGCACAGCGATCTACGCGCTGCCGGAGACGCAGAAGAAGGCGATTATGGGCTCTTATTTCGCCTTGCAAACTCAACGCGAAATGGCGGAAGCCTGGAGCGTTCCGATTGGCACCGTAAAGTCTTGGGTACGTTACGGGCTGAACAATTTGCGCAAGCAGCTGGAGAAGCAAGGTTGGGGAGAACCGCTGGAAGGAGGGAATGAGCATGAACGGGCAAGACAGCGATAA
- a CDS encoding MBL fold metallo-hydrolase: MDRLEFIGTGDAMGVPRVYCDCEVCGEARSSGVNRRYRALVAVEGEEGGFLIDCGPDWRSGMERRGQRFAEQILITHAHFDHIGGLPEWADACRWLGRRGQLYAPQEVLDTILRQFPWLGSHLDLHAVGAEGTRLARWQISAWKVFHGKNGFSYAYRLEKDGFTWAYCSDSIALPEDQKQPLFGLDLLVLGTSFYHETAEFTTRSVYDVKEALELLNEIRPTRTVFTHLSHDIDLRRDYGLPEGVEFAVTGMQMSLQKGK, from the coding sequence ATGGATCGGCTTGAGTTTATCGGCACCGGGGATGCGATGGGCGTTCCTAGAGTGTATTGTGATTGCGAGGTGTGCGGGGAAGCGCGCAGCTCCGGTGTGAACCGGAGGTATCGCGCTCTGGTGGCGGTGGAAGGTGAAGAGGGCGGCTTCCTAATCGATTGCGGACCGGATTGGCGGTCCGGGATGGAGCGGCGAGGGCAGCGTTTTGCGGAGCAAATTCTGATCACGCACGCCCATTTCGACCATATTGGCGGACTGCCCGAATGGGCCGATGCCTGCCGCTGGCTGGGTAGACGGGGACAATTGTATGCTCCGCAGGAGGTGTTGGACACGATCCTTCGCCAGTTCCCTTGGCTGGGCAGCCATTTAGATCTGCATGCCGTTGGCGCGGAGGGCACTCGCCTAGCCCGGTGGCAGATTTCCGCGTGGAAGGTCTTCCACGGCAAAAACGGCTTTTCGTACGCCTATCGATTAGAGAAAGATGGCTTCACCTGGGCTTACTGCTCGGATTCCATCGCCTTGCCAGAGGATCAAAAGCAGCCGTTGTTTGGCCTTGATCTGCTGGTGCTGGGCACAAGCTTTTATCACGAAACCGCCGAATTTACGACCCGGTCGGTGTATGACGTGAAGGAGGCACTGGAGTTGTTGAACGAGATTCGGCCGACGCGGACGGTATTCACGCATCTGTCGCATGACATCGATCTGCGACGCGATTATGGACTGCCAGAGGGAGTGGAGTTTGCAGTGACGGGAATGCAAATGTCGCTGCAGAAGGGAAAGTAA
- a CDS encoding pyridoxal phosphate-dependent aminotransferase, protein MELEIFGHGGDLVTASVRYGVAAGEWTDFSANINPLGPPPGLLDALREALPGIVRYPDPGHRGLVKQLAEHLQVEEEMLVIGNGAAENMALALLGLTPEKVGVVEPCFSEYRTLSEQFGAQVQLVFGTEARAFKAAPEVVEDLIRETDLAFIGQPNNPNGVQYSLDELRRFAAAGERYGTYVVVDEAFIDFIPEPKRRTLLPELRDYPHLILIRSMTKFYAIPGLRLGYAITHPETAQRMRDKQVTWSVNSLALLAGEYCLRADASYEQATIELVKRQRDLLMGELTRLGCQTWPGEANFLLVRLPEPWTAETMQTALGRRGVLVRSCAMYPGLTERDIRLAVKDEPACSKLLRELEAIMRG, encoded by the coding sequence ATGGAGTTAGAGATTTTTGGCCACGGCGGCGATCTGGTGACGGCTTCGGTCCGGTACGGCGTGGCGGCAGGGGAATGGACGGATTTTAGCGCGAACATCAATCCGCTGGGGCCACCTCCTGGACTGCTGGATGCGCTGCGCGAGGCGTTGCCCGGCATCGTGCGGTATCCGGATCCCGGGCACCGCGGGCTGGTCAAGCAGTTGGCTGAGCACCTTCAAGTCGAGGAGGAAATGCTGGTCATTGGCAACGGGGCGGCGGAAAATATGGCACTGGCGCTGCTGGGACTTACTCCGGAGAAGGTTGGGGTGGTGGAGCCTTGCTTTTCCGAATACCGTACGCTTTCGGAGCAGTTTGGTGCCCAGGTGCAGTTGGTATTTGGAACGGAAGCGCGGGCGTTTAAGGCCGCGCCGGAGGTGGTGGAGGACCTGATTCGAGAGACGGATTTGGCGTTTATCGGTCAGCCCAACAATCCCAATGGAGTGCAATACAGCTTGGACGAACTGCGGCGGTTTGCGGCGGCCGGAGAGCGGTACGGCACGTATGTGGTTGTCGACGAAGCGTTTATCGACTTTATTCCGGAACCGAAACGCCGCACGTTGCTGCCGGAGCTTCGGGATTATCCGCATCTCATCTTGATCCGGTCGATGACGAAGTTTTATGCGATTCCGGGCCTCAGGCTCGGTTACGCGATCACGCATCCGGAGACGGCCCAGCGCATGCGGGACAAGCAGGTGACCTGGAGCGTCAACTCGTTGGCACTGCTGGCGGGGGAGTATTGCTTGAGGGCGGATGCTTCGTATGAGCAGGCGACAATCGAGTTGGTGAAGCGACAGCGTGACCTTCTGATGGGTGAGCTGACGCGTCTCGGGTGTCAAACCTGGCCGGGCGAAGCGAACTTCCTGCTCGTACGGCTGCCGGAGCCGTGGACGGCCGAAACGATGCAAACGGCGCTTGGGCGGCGCGGGGTGCTGGTGCGCAGCTGCGCGATGTATCCGGGGCTGACGGAGCGGGATATCCGGCTGGCGGTGAAGGATGAGCCGGCCTGCAGCAAGCTGCTGCGGGAGCTGGAAGCAATCATGCGCGGCTAA
- the cbiB gene encoding adenosylcobinamide-phosphate synthase CbiB has protein sequence MAAWWVVPVAYALDRLLGDPRWLPHPVVGMGKAIAALEAAIRRLVPPRRYRAAGVLLPLVVAGGSFALTWALLRLLAQVSPWLAAAVEAALIWTTIAAKGLREAGMDVAGHLLRGDLPAARRALGMIVGRDTAHLDAPEITRGAVETVAENIVDAVVSPLVFALLGGAPLAMAYRAVNTLDSMVGYKNDKYIDLGWASARLDDIANFIPARLTALLLFAAAWALRLDARGARRAVRRDAPKHPSPNSGYPEAAVAGALGVRLGGENSYHGVVSFRAYMGEKTRELVPEDVASTARLMFWAANATVILGTGIWIAVTGNWGWI, from the coding sequence ATGGCGGCGTGGTGGGTGGTGCCGGTCGCGTATGCGCTCGACCGGCTGCTCGGCGATCCGCGCTGGCTCCCCCACCCGGTGGTGGGGATGGGCAAGGCGATCGCCGCGCTCGAGGCGGCCATCCGCCGCCTCGTCCCGCCCCGCCGCTACCGCGCGGCGGGGGTGCTGCTGCCGCTGGTCGTAGCCGGCGGCAGCTTTGCCCTGACCTGGGCGCTGCTGCGCCTGCTCGCCCAGGTCAGCCCGTGGCTGGCGGCCGCGGTGGAGGCCGCCCTCATCTGGACGACGATCGCCGCCAAAGGCTTGCGGGAAGCGGGCATGGACGTGGCCGGCCACCTGCTGCGCGGTGACCTGCCCGCCGCCCGCCGTGCGCTTGGCATGATCGTCGGACGCGACACGGCGCACCTGGATGCGCCGGAGATCACGCGCGGCGCCGTCGAGACCGTCGCCGAGAACATCGTCGACGCGGTGGTGTCGCCGCTCGTTTTTGCGCTGCTGGGCGGCGCCCCGCTGGCGATGGCGTACCGGGCGGTCAACACCCTCGATTCGATGGTCGGCTACAAGAACGACAAATACATCGATCTCGGCTGGGCCTCCGCCCGGCTGGACGACATCGCCAATTTCATCCCCGCCCGGCTGACGGCGCTATTGCTGTTCGCCGCAGCCTGGGCTTTGCGGCTGGATGCCCGCGGCGCGCGGCGAGCGGTACGCCGCGATGCCCCCAAGCATCCGAGCCCGAACAGCGGCTACCCGGAGGCCGCGGTGGCCGGGGCGCTGGGCGTGCGGCTCGGGGGAGAAAATTCCTACCACGGCGTCGTATCGTTCCGCGCTTATATGGGGGAGAAAACCCGCGAGCTGGTGCCCGAGGACGTAGCCAGCACGGCCCGCTTGATGTTCTGGGCCGCCAATGCCACGGTGATCCTGGGAACGGGGATCTGGATTGCGGTCACCGGGAATTGGGGTTGGATATAG
- a CDS encoding Cof-type HAD-IIB family hydrolase — protein sequence MYKLIAIDIDDTLINDDKEVTPATQQALEQAVAKGVVVTLATGRAYASAQAIARQTGLNVPIITYQGALVKNLMDEKVLYERYVPMEAARKLFEYCIERNLHLQTYIDDKLYAREENQKLIDYTKLNRTQYYVEPDFAKLVAQPTPKMLIIDEPDYLDQIAPELRELLGDGVHITKSKPNFLEIMHEEGTKGHALRFLAAHFGCDLSETIAIGDSWNDHEMLEAAGLGVAMGNAIPALKEIADYVTLSNNEDGVKHVIEKFVLNAKN from the coding sequence ATGTATAAACTGATTGCCATCGATATTGATGATACTTTAATTAATGATGACAAAGAGGTCACCCCTGCAACACAGCAGGCGTTGGAGCAAGCGGTGGCCAAGGGCGTCGTCGTCACGCTGGCTACCGGCCGCGCTTACGCATCTGCTCAAGCGATCGCCCGTCAAACGGGACTTAACGTACCGATTATTACGTACCAAGGCGCACTGGTCAAAAACCTGATGGACGAAAAGGTGCTCTACGAGCGTTACGTCCCCATGGAAGCAGCGCGCAAGCTGTTCGAATACTGCATCGAGCGCAACCTGCACCTGCAAACGTACATTGACGATAAGCTGTACGCCCGCGAGGAGAACCAGAAGCTGATCGACTACACCAAGCTGAACCGGACGCAATATTATGTGGAGCCGGATTTTGCCAAGCTGGTCGCCCAGCCAACGCCAAAAATGCTGATCATCGACGAACCCGATTACCTGGACCAAATCGCGCCGGAGCTGCGCGAGCTGCTCGGGGACGGCGTTCATATCACCAAGTCGAAGCCGAACTTCCTGGAAATCATGCATGAGGAAGGCACCAAGGGCCATGCTCTGCGCTTCCTGGCCGCCCATTTTGGTTGCGACTTATCAGAAACGATCGCTATCGGCGACTCCTGGAACGACCATGAGATGCTCGAAGCCGCCGGCCTAGGCGTGGCGATGGGTAATGCCATCCCAGCGCTGAAGGAAATCGCCGACTATGTCACGTTAAGCAACAATGAAGACGGCGTGAAGCATGTCATCGAGAAGTTTGTGCTGAATGCAAAAAACTAA
- a CDS encoding histidine phosphatase family protein, giving the protein MNVEWWLVRHGLTAWNTERRYQGHSDPPLLPGEASGLTELRRELEGVNFAAVYASDLRRCLETLAWARPDLLDKVHIDPRLREMNFGQWEGQTYEMLKDDERYRAWIDDPQAITPPGGESWQAFQSRVSEVCRDLLERSGAVKGTVSGPLNRASDQPAEPLSLGLAPQPSASAQEPLRLLIVTHGGVMSLLCSLLQPGLGFWDTHVGPGGIQRLYFQGQEESEGGKGS; this is encoded by the coding sequence ATGAATGTGGAATGGTGGCTGGTTCGCCACGGCCTTACAGCATGGAACACGGAACGCCGATATCAAGGCCACAGCGATCCCCCGTTGCTGCCGGGAGAAGCGTCGGGTTTAACCGAACTGCGCCGGGAACTGGAAGGGGTAAACTTTGCAGCGGTGTATGCCAGCGACTTGCGGCGCTGTTTGGAAACGTTGGCTTGGGCCCGTCCCGATCTGCTGGACAAGGTGCACATCGACCCCCGGCTGCGGGAAATGAACTTTGGCCAGTGGGAAGGCCAAACCTATGAGATGCTCAAGGATGACGAGCGGTACCGAGCCTGGATCGATGACCCGCAGGCGATAACGCCGCCCGGCGGCGAATCGTGGCAGGCTTTTCAATCGCGCGTATCGGAGGTATGCCGGGATCTGCTGGAGCGTTCTGGAGCTGTGAAGGGGACGGTCTCGGGCCCCCTAAACCGGGCCAGCGACCAACCCGCGGAGCCTCTTTCGCTAGGGCTGGCGCCGCAACCCTCAGCATCAGCGCAAGAACCTTTGCGCCTGCTGATCGTCACCCACGGCGGCGTTATGTCGTTGCTTTGTTCGCTGCTGCAGCCCGGCCTGGGGTTTTGGGATACCCATGTTGGGCCGGGCGGGATTCAACGTTTGTATTTTCAAGGGCAAGAAGAATCAGAAGGGGGGAAAGGAAGTTGA
- a CDS encoding lipoate--protein ligase encodes MLFIDNEGITDASVNLAIEEYALRHLPLEDDSYLLFYINAPSIIIGKHQNTIEEINQEYVKENGVQVVRRLSGGGAVYHDLGNLNFSFITKDDGESFHNFRKFTEPVVAALKSLGVNAEMTGRNDLQVGEKKISGNAQFATRGRMFSHGTLMFNLNLDNVQAALNANPEKFKSKSTKSVRSRVANIIDFLDRKMTIEEFRAELLRHIFGMEPHEVPQYKLTEADWAKIHEISEQRYKNWDWNYGLSPESNVKHAKKFPVGIIDLRMNIKDGHIQNIKIYGDFFGVGDVADIEDKLRGVKYEDSAVRDALAGVDVKHYFGNVELDEFIGLIFLED; translated from the coding sequence ATGCTGTTTATCGATAACGAAGGCATTACCGATGCGTCCGTCAATTTGGCCATCGAAGAATATGCCTTAAGACATTTGCCGCTGGAGGACGACAGCTATTTGCTGTTTTATATCAACGCACCTTCCATCATTATCGGCAAGCATCAGAACACCATCGAGGAGATCAATCAGGAATACGTTAAGGAGAACGGCGTACAAGTCGTCCGTCGGCTTTCCGGCGGCGGTGCGGTGTACCACGACCTGGGGAACCTGAATTTCAGCTTCATCACCAAGGATGACGGCGAGTCGTTCCATAACTTCCGCAAGTTTACCGAGCCGGTGGTCGCTGCGCTCAAATCCCTTGGCGTTAATGCGGAGATGACCGGACGCAACGATCTTCAGGTTGGGGAGAAGAAGATTTCGGGCAACGCCCAATTTGCTACGCGGGGCCGCATGTTTAGCCACGGTACGCTGATGTTTAATCTGAACCTCGACAACGTACAGGCCGCGCTGAACGCCAATCCGGAAAAATTCAAATCGAAGAGCACCAAATCCGTGCGCAGCCGGGTGGCCAACATCATCGACTTCCTGGATCGCAAAATGACGATCGAGGAGTTCCGCGCTGAGCTGCTGCGGCATATTTTTGGCATGGAACCGCACGAAGTGCCTCAATATAAGCTGACGGAAGCGGATTGGGCAAAAATCCATGAAATTTCCGAGCAACGCTACAAGAACTGGGATTGGAACTATGGTTTGTCGCCGGAGAGCAATGTGAAGCACGCGAAAAAATTCCCCGTCGGCATTATCGATCTGCGCATGAACATCAAGGACGGACATATTCAGAACATTAAGATTTACGGCGATTTCTTTGGTGTCGGCGACGTAGCCGATATCGAGGACAAGCTGAGAGGCGTAAAATATGAGGATTCGGCTGTACGGGATGCGCTCGCCGGCGTTGACGTGAAGCACTATTTCGGCAACGTTGAACTGGACGAATTCATCGGGCTGATTTTCCTTGAAGATTGA
- a CDS encoding MsnO8 family LLM class oxidoreductase: protein MKLSLLDFVPRLPGYSAEEALEQAIRLAREAEALGYHRYWTSEHHGMEGLASAAPEVLLSAIGAATRRIRLGSGAVLLPHYSPLKVAESFRLLSALYPGRVDLGIGRAPGGEAHVTMALSGNFLERVGRYPQLAKDLADLLADNYRYDDHPVIARPIPRLPLELWMLGTNVKSAGYAAELGTGYVFGQFMSDSNGAEILRSYREAFRPSVHLAKPSTILAVGLICAETEAHAKTLAAKTTEGFRDRGGAPFQWFAGTALQAREYLQDLQNQCRNDEFLIVSPIPDYEERLHSYRLLAELGI from the coding sequence TTGAAGCTAAGTCTGCTGGATTTCGTTCCAAGGCTTCCGGGCTATTCGGCGGAGGAGGCGCTCGAACAGGCGATCCGTTTGGCCCGGGAGGCGGAAGCGCTGGGCTATCACCGCTACTGGACGTCGGAGCATCACGGGATGGAAGGACTGGCCAGCGCGGCCCCTGAGGTACTGCTGTCCGCCATTGGAGCGGCGACCCGCCGGATTCGTCTTGGGTCTGGCGCTGTATTGCTACCGCATTACAGTCCGCTGAAGGTTGCGGAAAGCTTCCGGCTGCTGTCGGCCCTGTATCCGGGGCGTGTCGACCTCGGCATCGGGAGAGCTCCCGGCGGTGAGGCGCACGTGACGATGGCTTTAAGCGGCAATTTTCTGGAACGGGTCGGCCGCTATCCGCAGCTGGCCAAGGATCTGGCTGACTTGCTAGCGGATAATTACCGCTACGACGATCATCCGGTGATCGCCCGGCCGATTCCGCGGCTTCCGCTGGAGTTGTGGATGCTGGGCACCAATGTCAAGAGCGCAGGGTACGCAGCCGAGCTCGGAACGGGGTACGTTTTTGGCCAGTTTATGAGCGACAGTAACGGAGCAGAGATCCTGCGGTCGTACCGTGAAGCCTTCCGCCCCTCCGTTCACCTGGCCAAGCCGTCGACGATCCTGGCGGTGGGTCTCATCTGCGCGGAGACCGAAGCGCATGCAAAGACACTGGCGGCGAAGACGACGGAAGGGTTCCGCGATCGCGGCGGGGCGCCTTTTCAATGGTTTGCCGGGACAGCCTTGCAAGCCCGCGAGTATTTGCAGGACCTGCAAAACCAGTGCAGGAACGACGAGTTCCTGATCGTATCCCCCATCCCCGATTACGAGGAGCGGCTTCATTCCTATCGGCTACTGGCTGAGTTAGGTATATAA
- a CDS encoding anti-sigma factor, whose amino-acid sequence MNGQDSDKVRNIGGPGNENVCIRMYTEQEWIDWLLGTLEEPRHSEMAFHLDSCTVCLEQKTYWESVLGIDGEDGSLPGQLKKTEQPGTKVQPEQMELPELPGRPAVGNRELTPNLAAAPGPSQPQLHQQAVSPSAQRLDPWAGAIPSERIRRSLRSRVRWISWRRRALRLFTVRWKWTVSLAAALIVLVGMRVVIDHLNQPEASWDRYVQTYEPEALPVLSKPDTISYPIAMGRMEPENGMVWYNAGTREVLMLVGGLVPDKGQMVRVWIVKEGARDSLGLLQYHNNRAHLYVKDKTLSYGDSLELTIEPAYGAPEMNGFSNSISLDLLGR is encoded by the coding sequence ATGAACGGGCAAGACAGCGATAAGGTTCGCAACATCGGTGGGCCAGGCAACGAGAACGTCTGCATTCGGATGTACACCGAGCAGGAGTGGATTGATTGGTTGCTGGGAACGCTGGAGGAACCGCGGCACTCTGAAATGGCGTTTCACCTGGATAGCTGCACGGTCTGCCTGGAGCAGAAAACGTATTGGGAGAGCGTCCTGGGGATCGACGGCGAGGACGGTTCATTGCCGGGGCAGCTGAAGAAAACGGAGCAACCGGGGACGAAGGTGCAGCCAGAGCAAATGGAGCTGCCGGAACTGCCGGGGAGACCGGCTGTTGGCAACCGGGAGCTTACTCCAAACCTGGCGGCTGCCCCAGGACCGTCGCAGCCTCAACTGCATCAGCAGGCCGTTTCTCCTTCCGCGCAGCGCTTGGACCCGTGGGCGGGCGCTATCCCTTCCGAGCGGATACGGCGCAGCCTGCGGAGTCGGGTAAGATGGATCAGCTGGCGACGCCGAGCGTTACGGCTGTTCACCGTTCGTTGGAAGTGGACGGTGTCGCTGGCGGCCGCGCTGATCGTACTGGTCGGCATGAGGGTTGTCATCGATCACCTGAACCAGCCCGAAGCCAGCTGGGACCGCTATGTGCAAACCTACGAGCCTGAAGCGCTGCCGGTCCTGTCGAAGCCGGACACGATCTCTTATCCAATCGCCATGGGCCGCATGGAGCCGGAGAACGGCATGGTGTGGTACAATGCAGGTACCCGAGAGGTGCTGATGCTGGTCGGCGGGCTCGTTCCGGATAAAGGGCAGATGGTCCGCGTATGGATCGTGAAGGAAGGGGCGCGCGACAGCTTAGGGTTGCTGCAATACCACAACAACCGGGCGCATCTCTACGTCAAGGACAAGACGCTGAGTTATGGAGACAGCCTAGAGCTGACGATTGAACCCGCTTATGGCGCGCCGGAGATGAACGGGTTTTCTAATTCGATCTCGTTGGATTTGTTGGGGCGGTAG
- a CDS encoding adenosylcobinamide amidohydrolase — translation MTMGMPFTAARPGEVYESKVWPGLKLEYGERHLLLEAPEEMDGLSSAVYGGGSGRLRRMVNIYVDRQYRCDDPARDIAELLEQWGYPAEGTAGLLTAVPMRYAAVAEERGEDFAVFCCATAGASNAARAGVRRTTFPASWTPGTINVLLAVDGRLTPAAMVNAVMTATEAKTAALGDLGVQDAENGLAATGTTTDAVALGVSQRADWPLLHAYAGTATDLGGTVGRLVYAAVGESLRAAAAGAGARR, via the coding sequence ATGACGATGGGAATGCCTTTTACGGCGGCCCGTCCGGGCGAAGTGTATGAATCCAAGGTATGGCCCGGCTTAAAGCTGGAATATGGGGAGCGGCATTTGCTGCTGGAGGCGCCGGAGGAGATGGACGGACTGAGCAGCGCAGTCTATGGCGGTGGATCTGGCCGGCTGCGCCGGATGGTCAACATCTACGTAGACCGCCAATACCGCTGCGACGATCCGGCGCGGGACATTGCGGAGTTGCTGGAGCAATGGGGATACCCGGCCGAGGGGACAGCGGGGCTGCTGACGGCGGTCCCGATGCGCTACGCCGCGGTGGCAGAGGAACGCGGCGAGGATTTCGCCGTCTTCTGCTGCGCGACGGCGGGGGCGTCGAACGCCGCGCGGGCGGGCGTTCGGCGGACGACGTTCCCGGCCTCATGGACGCCGGGAACGATTAATGTGCTGCTGGCCGTGGATGGGCGGCTGACGCCGGCGGCGATGGTCAACGCCGTAATGACGGCGACGGAGGCCAAGACGGCCGCGCTGGGCGATCTCGGCGTGCAAGACGCCGAGAACGGGCTTGCGGCCACCGGCACCACGACCGACGCGGTCGCGCTTGGCGTGAGTCAGCGGGCCGACTGGCCGCTGCTGCACGCTTACGCGGGCACCGCGACGGACCTGGGCGGCACGGTGGGCCGCCTGGTGTACGCCGCCGTAGGCGAGTCGCTGCGCGCTGCGGCCGCAGGCGCGGGGGCGCGCCGATGA
- a CDS encoding DMT family transporter has protein sequence MKIDEHPASTFMNKPAANRTRLADLALLFVAFMWGCTFLIVQHAVRVLPPLAFNGIRFIGAALLLALIISVFYRQEWKQLSWRMMGHAALLGLFLFLGYTFQTVGLLYTSTSNAGFITGLSVVIVPFLSFWLLKHQISRFTWISAILAAAGLYLLAFAGSSGLVLNLGDALVFLCAVGFGLHVAYTGVFAPRYPALPLASLQMAVVGVLSAAGSLLFERTASWSETAGQLMQPEVWLALLVSIGPTSAFAFWIQTVCQKFTSPSRVAVIFAMEPVFAAATGVLFGGEQLGWATGLGCLCILGGMLLAELKSGGVESESPESVG, from the coding sequence TTGAAGATTGACGAGCATCCGGCTTCTACTTTTATGAATAAGCCTGCCGCGAACCGCACCCGCCTGGCGGATTTGGCGCTGTTGTTCGTGGCGTTCATGTGGGGCTGCACCTTTCTGATCGTTCAGCATGCGGTCCGGGTGCTCCCGCCCCTGGCTTTTAACGGCATCCGTTTTATCGGGGCAGCGCTGCTGCTCGCTTTGATCATTAGCGTGTTCTACCGGCAAGAATGGAAGCAATTGTCCTGGCGCATGATGGGGCATGCTGCGCTGCTAGGGTTATTCCTGTTTTTAGGCTATACGTTTCAAACGGTTGGCTTGCTGTATACCTCAACCTCAAACGCCGGTTTTATTACCGGATTGTCTGTTGTTATCGTGCCTTTTTTGTCCTTTTGGCTGTTAAAACATCAAATTTCGCGTTTCACCTGGATTAGCGCAATTCTGGCTGCCGCCGGGCTTTACCTGCTGGCGTTCGCCGGCAGTTCCGGCCTCGTCTTGAACCTGGGGGATGCGCTCGTGTTTTTGTGCGCGGTTGGTTTCGGTCTGCACGTCGCCTATACCGGCGTATTTGCCCCCCGTTATCCGGCCTTGCCCTTAGCTTCGCTGCAGATGGCGGTCGTGGGCGTCCTCAGTGCGGCGGGTTCGCTGCTGTTCGAGCGCACCGCTTCCTGGAGCGAAACAGCCGGTCAACTGATGCAGCCGGAAGTATGGCTTGCGCTGCTCGTTTCCATCGGGCCCACCAGTGCATTTGCGTTTTGGATCCAGACAGTATGCCAGAAATTCACCAGTCCTTCCCGGGTCGCGGTCATCTTCGCCATGGAACCGGTTTTTGCTGCAGCGACCGGCGTGCTTTTTGGCGGCGAGCAATTAGGCTGGGCCACTGGGCTTGGCTGTCTATGTATTCTGGGAGGCATGCTGCTCGCGGAATTAAAATCGGGTGGAGTTGAATCTGAATCCCCCGAATCGGTTGGATAG